Proteins found in one Sporosarcina sp. FSL K6-3457 genomic segment:
- the hutI gene encoding imidazolonepropionase: MTNIVWIKHASQLATLAQPSKGPRIKDAMNNLSIIRDGSVWIEDGIIRAVGTTRQLEEQFQDRAHEAMITDAKGHLVTPGLVDPHTHIAYGGSREREFERRLQGATYMEIMNAGGGIHATTTMTREAKEDELVEQTKRRLDSFLQHGVTTVEGKSGYGLNLATELKQLRVMKRLQAEHPTDIIPTFMGAHAVPTEYKGREEEYVDYVINDMLPAVANEKLAVFNDVFCEVGVFTPKQSERILEAGKKYGLIPKIHADEIEPYGGAELAAKVGAISAEHLLKTSDEGIAAMANAGTIACLLPATALFLREQAAEGRKMIDAGVPVAISTDCNPGSSPTTSMPLVMNLACISMRLTPSEALTAATYNAACAIQMEDKIGSIEPGKQGDIVLWDIANYQELQYLFGVNHVKAVWKKGVKVVGRS; this comes from the coding sequence ATGACTAACATCGTTTGGATTAAACATGCATCTCAACTAGCCACATTAGCACAACCGAGCAAGGGGCCACGCATCAAAGACGCGATGAACAATCTTTCAATCATTCGAGATGGTAGCGTTTGGATTGAGGACGGCATCATTCGAGCAGTTGGTACAACGCGACAGCTTGAAGAACAGTTTCAAGACCGTGCACATGAAGCAATGATTACCGATGCAAAAGGTCATTTGGTTACACCAGGACTCGTGGATCCACACACGCATATCGCTTATGGGGGCAGTCGCGAACGCGAATTTGAAAGGCGTCTTCAAGGTGCAACGTATATGGAAATCATGAATGCTGGTGGGGGCATTCATGCAACGACAACGATGACGCGTGAGGCGAAGGAAGATGAGCTGGTGGAACAAACCAAACGTAGGCTGGATTCATTTTTGCAACATGGCGTGACGACGGTTGAAGGGAAAAGTGGCTATGGACTTAATCTTGCAACGGAGTTGAAGCAGCTACGTGTCATGAAACGCTTGCAGGCGGAGCACCCCACTGATATCATTCCAACATTCATGGGAGCGCATGCTGTTCCGACAGAGTACAAGGGACGCGAAGAGGAGTATGTCGATTATGTTATCAATGACATGCTACCAGCCGTCGCCAATGAAAAGTTGGCGGTTTTCAATGATGTGTTCTGCGAGGTTGGTGTTTTTACTCCGAAACAATCGGAGCGTATTTTGGAAGCAGGTAAAAAATACGGACTCATACCGAAAATTCATGCGGACGAAATTGAACCGTACGGCGGGGCAGAATTAGCAGCTAAAGTGGGTGCGATTTCAGCAGAGCATTTATTGAAAACTTCTGATGAAGGAATCGCGGCGATGGCTAACGCGGGGACGATTGCTTGTTTATTGCCAGCGACTGCACTTTTCCTTCGTGAACAGGCGGCAGAGGGGAGAAAAATGATTGATGCGGGTGTGCCTGTTGCGATTTCAACGGATTGTAATCCAGGCTCGTCTCCTACGACTTCGATGCCGCTGGTCATGAATCTCGCGTGCATTTCGATGCGTTTGACACCATCGGAAGCCTTGACTGCCGCGACGTATAATGCGGCATGTGCCATTCAGATGGAAGACAAAATAGGGTCGATTGAGCCTGGAAAACAGGGAGATATCGTGTTGTGGGATATTGCTAACTACCAGGAGCTACAATACTTGTTTGGTGTGAATCATGTCAAAGCTGTCTGGAAAAAAGGGGTCAAAGTCGTAGGTCGGTCTTAG
- the hutH gene encoding histidine ammonia-lyase, producing the protein MITLTGSSLRLDEMKAILYKGYGVSLDEEALVRVRKSRAAVEKIVREERTVYGINTGFGKFSDVKIDEKDTKALQLHLIRSHSCGVGEPFPEMVSRAMVVLRLNALLKGFSGIRGEVLERFAYMVNNRIHPVIPQQGSLGASGDLAPLSHLALVLVGEGSVWQGKEQVPAADIWREHGLTPIVLEAKEGLALINGTQAMTAQGVVNYLEAESLAFNSEWIAAMTMEALHGITDAFHPAIHEARGYPEQVDVAARILEWLAGSQLTTIQGEKRVQDAYSIRCIPQVHGASWQVLSYVKEKLEIEMNAATDNPLIFDDGDTVVSGGNFHGQPIAFAMDFLKLGVAELANISERRIERLVNPQLNEGLPPFLSSEPGLQSGAMILQYSAASLVSENKTLAHPASVDSIPSSGNQEDHVSMGTIGARHAYAIIKNARHVLAIEALCALTGCHIRGTEQMASKTKGKFEQLMGIVRPIDEDRVFTPDIETLAQFLVE; encoded by the coding sequence ATGATTACTTTAACAGGCTCATCTCTTCGCTTGGATGAGATGAAGGCTATTTTATATAAAGGGTACGGTGTTTCATTGGACGAAGAAGCATTGGTACGAGTGCGGAAAAGCCGTGCTGCGGTGGAGAAAATTGTGCGTGAAGAACGGACTGTATACGGCATTAATACTGGTTTTGGCAAGTTTAGTGATGTGAAAATTGATGAGAAGGATACGAAGGCTTTGCAATTGCACTTAATACGCTCGCATTCATGCGGTGTTGGAGAGCCATTTCCCGAAATGGTTTCACGGGCGATGGTTGTGCTCCGTTTGAATGCGTTACTGAAGGGCTTTTCAGGTATTCGTGGAGAGGTGTTGGAGCGTTTTGCTTATATGGTCAACAATCGAATTCATCCGGTGATTCCGCAACAAGGCTCACTTGGGGCGTCAGGTGATCTCGCGCCATTGTCACATTTGGCGCTTGTGTTAGTGGGTGAAGGATCTGTTTGGCAGGGCAAGGAGCAGGTTCCGGCGGCAGATATTTGGCGGGAGCATGGCCTTACACCGATTGTATTGGAAGCGAAAGAAGGCCTGGCACTCATTAATGGAACGCAGGCGATGACGGCACAGGGTGTGGTCAATTATTTGGAGGCGGAGTCATTGGCCTTTAATAGCGAGTGGATTGCGGCGATGACGATGGAAGCGTTGCATGGCATTACGGATGCTTTTCATCCAGCGATCCATGAAGCGCGCGGCTATCCAGAGCAAGTAGATGTGGCGGCACGGATACTGGAGTGGTTAGCGGGAAGCCAATTGACGACTATTCAAGGAGAAAAGCGCGTGCAAGATGCGTATTCCATTCGTTGTATTCCGCAAGTGCATGGAGCCAGCTGGCAGGTGCTTAGCTATGTAAAAGAAAAATTGGAGATTGAAATGAATGCTGCAACGGATAATCCGCTTATTTTTGATGATGGCGACACGGTCGTATCTGGAGGCAACTTCCATGGGCAGCCGATTGCGTTTGCGATGGATTTTCTGAAGCTTGGTGTGGCGGAGCTGGCGAATATTTCGGAGCGACGTATTGAACGTTTGGTGAATCCCCAGTTAAATGAAGGATTGCCACCGTTTTTGAGCTCAGAACCTGGCTTACAATCAGGCGCAATGATTTTGCAATATTCAGCAGCAAGCCTCGTGTCGGAAAATAAAACCTTAGCACATCCAGCATCGGTTGACTCAATTCCGTCGTCTGGCAATCAAGAAGACCATGTGTCAATGGGGACAATTGGTGCAAGGCATGCCTATGCGATTATTAAAAATGCGCGACATGTCTTGGCTATTGAAGCATTATGTGCCTTGACGGGTTGTCATATTCGAGGAACGGAACAGATGGCGTCTAAAACAAAGGGGAAGTTTGAGCAGTTAATGGGGATTGTGCGGCCGATAGATGAAGACCGGGTTTTCACGCCAGATATTGAAACGTTGGCGCAATTTTTGGTGGAGTGA
- a CDS encoding 5'-3' exonuclease, giving the protein MDTQEKPHILLIDGMALLFRSFFATSAMGHYFPNAEGTPTNGVQGFARHTMTATSLFKPSHLAVCWDMSAHTFRNDLFDGYKVNRPEPAPELVPQFDMARSVSELIGWKNYGILGMEADDLIGSMVTIWDGKADITIVTGDKDLLQLLRPGVRIAFMKKGYNVYDIYTYERFVEEYGISPQQFIDTKAFTGDTSDGYPGVKGIGPKTALKLIKEYGSVQGVIEALHELTPAMRKKIEEDMDMLHLSRKLAEIHCEIDMNDPIEELTIPLYDDKVRELMEREGYSMITRQAKSLSL; this is encoded by the coding sequence ATGGACACTCAAGAAAAACCCCATATTTTATTAATCGACGGGATGGCACTTCTATTCCGTTCATTTTTTGCAACGTCTGCCATGGGGCACTATTTTCCGAATGCAGAAGGTACGCCGACGAATGGAGTGCAGGGATTTGCGCGCCATACAATGACCGCAACTTCATTATTTAAGCCCTCCCATCTAGCAGTTTGTTGGGACATGAGTGCGCACACGTTTCGTAATGATTTATTTGACGGCTATAAAGTGAATCGTCCTGAACCAGCACCAGAGCTTGTACCCCAGTTTGATATGGCGAGAAGTGTTTCGGAACTGATTGGTTGGAAAAACTACGGGATTCTTGGCATGGAAGCGGATGATTTGATTGGCTCGATGGTTACGATATGGGACGGGAAAGCGGATATCACGATTGTTACGGGCGATAAAGACCTGCTACAATTGCTTAGACCAGGCGTCCGCATTGCCTTTATGAAAAAAGGATACAACGTTTATGATATTTATACATACGAACGATTTGTAGAAGAATACGGCATTTCACCGCAGCAGTTCATCGATACAAAGGCTTTCACAGGTGATACTAGCGATGGTTATCCAGGTGTGAAAGGAATTGGACCGAAAACGGCACTGAAATTAATAAAGGAATATGGTTCGGTCCAAGGTGTTATCGAGGCCTTACACGAATTAACCCCCGCAATGCGTAAGAAAATAGAGGAAGATATGGATATGCTGCATTTATCAAGAAAGCTGGCAGAAATTCATTGTGAGATTGATATGAACGATCCAATAGAGGAGCTGACGATACCTTTATATGATGATAAGGTTCGAGAGTTAATGGAACGGGAAGGGTATTCGATGATTACTAGACAGGCCAAATCACTTTCATTGTAG
- a CDS encoding LLM class flavin-dependent oxidoreductase — MEKYRIDQRKGLEFGIYTLGDHLPNPNTRSRISAQERIHEIIELAKLADQAGIDFFSVGESHQEYFATQAHSVVLAAIAQATSNIKIASSSTIISTSDPVRVYEDFATIDLISGGRTEIVAGRASRVGLFDLLGYNVRDYEELFEEKFELLLKINEEEAVNWSGQFRAPLNDATILPRSQNGSLPIWRAVGGHSASAIKAGYAGVPMFLATLGGPATIFEQTIAAYRGAAERSGFDPAKLPIATAGFFYVAETTQQAQKETYPHINEGMQRTNGRGYPKQHFAQGADARDVMNIGSPQEVIEKILYQHELFGHQRYIGQMDFGGIPFDKLMKNIELIGTEILPAIRKYTAIV, encoded by the coding sequence ATGGAAAAGTATCGTATTGATCAGCGTAAAGGCCTGGAATTTGGAATTTACACATTAGGGGATCACCTCCCTAATCCAAACACGAGAAGTCGTATTTCTGCTCAAGAACGTATTCATGAAATCATTGAGTTAGCCAAATTAGCAGATCAAGCAGGCATTGATTTTTTTAGTGTTGGAGAAAGTCACCAAGAGTATTTTGCAACGCAAGCACATTCTGTTGTATTAGCGGCAATTGCGCAGGCGACTAGTAACATTAAAATTGCAAGCTCCTCTACCATAATTAGTACGTCAGATCCGGTTCGTGTGTATGAGGACTTTGCCACAATCGATTTAATTTCCGGAGGTCGTACGGAGATTGTCGCTGGCCGTGCATCACGGGTTGGACTCTTCGATTTATTGGGTTATAATGTGCGCGATTATGAAGAGTTATTTGAGGAGAAATTTGAGCTACTTTTGAAAATTAATGAAGAAGAAGCCGTCAATTGGAGCGGGCAATTCCGTGCGCCATTAAACGATGCAACTATTCTACCACGATCACAAAATGGATCACTGCCGATTTGGCGTGCAGTTGGTGGACATTCCGCGAGTGCGATTAAAGCTGGCTACGCCGGGGTTCCTATGTTCTTAGCTACATTGGGCGGACCAGCAACTATCTTTGAGCAAACAATTGCTGCTTATCGTGGAGCCGCCGAGCGTAGCGGCTTTGACCCAGCTAAACTCCCAATTGCAACTGCTGGATTTTTCTACGTGGCTGAAACTACTCAGCAGGCGCAAAAGGAAACCTATCCTCATATTAATGAGGGAATGCAACGCACGAATGGGCGTGGTTATCCGAAGCAACATTTTGCACAAGGTGCAGATGCGCGTGATGTTATGAATATCGGTAGCCCTCAAGAGGTCATTGAAAAGATTCTCTATCAGCATGAGCTATTTGGTCATCAGCGTTATATCGGTCAAATGGACTTTGGTGGTATCCCATTTGATAAGTTAATGAAAAATATTGAACTGATTGGCACAGAAATTTTACCAGCAATTAGAAAATACACAGCCATTGTTTAA
- a CDS encoding winged helix-turn-helix transcriptional regulator, with the protein MEMKPELCLVEDALGILVGKWKPTILLILLQQGTHRFSELKRRVPGITQKMLTKQLRELEEEDIITRKVYPQVPPKVEYSITEYGKSLGPILEAMHEWGTAHTLRKKNNVIQYLG; encoded by the coding sequence GTGGAAATGAAACCAGAGTTATGCCTTGTTGAAGATGCGTTAGGTATATTGGTAGGGAAATGGAAGCCGACTATATTATTAATTCTATTGCAGCAAGGAACGCATAGATTCAGTGAACTAAAACGAAGAGTGCCAGGGATTACACAGAAAATGCTAACCAAACAGCTACGCGAATTGGAGGAAGAGGATATTATTACACGTAAGGTGTATCCACAGGTTCCACCGAAGGTAGAGTATTCCATTACTGAATATGGAAAGAGTTTAGGGCCTATTTTGGAGGCTATGCATGAATGGGGAACAGCACATACACTTCGTAAAAAGAACAATGTCATTCAATATTTAGGTTAA
- a CDS encoding C39 family peptidase yields MKGKSQYDSDIKESFRPSACGPVTARVLMDQFPPEIFPYDVNELYTRLGGTKIGLSKGSFIRNMRKLLGTDWTVAKCDIADVKRQIDNGRLVAAKFDKWFNFRWRGGYEFDYHWVPVIGYEEQEGDIELIIHDNGGRNRPSQVRQLSYKKNEPVLSFVKIEPKT; encoded by the coding sequence GTGAAAGGTAAATCGCAATACGACAGCGATATCAAGGAATCATTTCGTCCCTCTGCATGCGGGCCTGTCACTGCCCGTGTCCTTATGGATCAATTCCCTCCAGAAATTTTTCCATATGATGTAAATGAATTATACACACGACTTGGTGGGACAAAAATCGGACTCAGTAAAGGGTCTTTCATTCGCAATATGCGGAAATTACTAGGCACTGATTGGACTGTTGCAAAGTGTGATATTGCAGATGTCAAACGACAAATCGATAATGGACGACTCGTTGCAGCGAAGTTTGACAAGTGGTTTAATTTCCGTTGGCGTGGGGGGTATGAATTTGATTACCATTGGGTGCCCGTGATTGGTTATGAGGAACAAGAGGGCGACATTGAGCTCATTATTCATGATAATGGTGGCAGAAATCGTCCGAGCCAGGTGCGCCAGCTATCGTATAAGAAGAATGAACCCGTGCTGTCCTTTGTGAAAATTGAACCAAAAACCTAA
- a CDS encoding STAS domain-containing protein, whose amino-acid sequence MDKVKEIQQLKAKIAYYELVIHELSAPIIPSLIEDTILVPIAGPISQGRLESISSRVLNYFVDHREMNCVAFDFTGVEPKDLAQLDFNIFAIELRQLNTALKLMGIRPIFVGFNPQLVREIVQAGIHVELETYVNFKTALTVLFNSNGKSLRSV is encoded by the coding sequence ATGGACAAGGTAAAAGAAATTCAACAATTAAAAGCTAAAATCGCCTACTACGAACTAGTCATTCATGAACTTTCTGCCCCTATCATCCCTTCCCTCATTGAAGATACTATCCTAGTGCCAATTGCTGGGCCTATCAGTCAAGGCCGGCTTGAATCGATTAGTTCAAGGGTTCTCAACTATTTTGTAGACCATCGTGAAATGAACTGTGTCGCTTTCGATTTTACAGGTGTCGAACCCAAAGACCTTGCACAACTCGATTTCAATATCTTTGCAATCGAACTGAGGCAACTGAATACGGCCTTGAAATTGATGGGCATTCGTCCAATTTTCGTCGGTTTTAACCCACAGCTTGTTCGAGAAATCGTACAAGCCGGCATCCATGTCGAACTTGAAACCTATGTCAACTTCAAAACCGCACTCACCGTCCTTTTCAATTCAAACGGAAAATCACTTCGCTCAGTTTGA
- a CDS encoding thioredoxin family protein, whose product MKPITTAEQFNEIIAGDSKALIKFQAGWCPDCTRMDMFIDPIIEKYDMYTWYDIDRDVLPEIAEKYDVMGIPSLLIFQDGEKQAHLHSANAKSPEQVTDFLDSVGK is encoded by the coding sequence ATGAAACCAATTACAACAGCTGAACAATTCAACGAAATCATTGCAGGCGATTCTAAAGCACTTATTAAATTCCAAGCGGGATGGTGCCCTGACTGCACGCGCATGGATATGTTCATTGATCCGATCATTGAAAAATACGATATGTACACATGGTATGACATCGACCGTGATGTGCTACCAGAAATCGCTGAAAAATATGATGTCATGGGCATTCCAAGCTTACTTATTTTCCAAGATGGAGAAAAGCAAGCGCATTTGCATAGCGCCAACGCAAAATCACCTGAACAAGTCACAGATTTCCTTGACAGTGTAGGCAAGTAA
- a CDS encoding 3-hydroxyacyl-CoA dehydrogenase/enoyl-CoA hydratase family protein, producing MNGDSFKKTREASHVAYQIKKAAVLGSGVMGSGIAAHLANIGIPVLLLDIVPGKLTEQEEAQGLTLEHPQVRNKIAAGAVQNLLKQKPAPLTTKSNLSLIEAGNFEDDLEKLKNVDWIIEVIVERLDVKKGLYEKIDAVRKPGTIISSNTSGISIEAMAEGRSEDFQKHFLGTHFFNPPRYLKLLEVIPASTTAPEVVQFMTTFGEDRLGKGVVIAKDTPNFIANRIGTYGLLITLREMEKRGYSIGEVDSVTGTLIGRPKSATFRTLDVVGLDTFMHVAKNVYDKTEGEEQKVFELPPFMKKMIDNGWIGAKAKQGFYSKQGKDILELDRETFEYGPTRKLKTPSIEMAKQQKGLANRVKTLVYANDRTGEILWNIVAPTLLYSAELHGEIADDIVAIDNAMKWGFGWQQGPFEIWDAIGVAKSMEKMKEEGATVPAFVQSLLDKGYETFYKEQDGDLYFFDGEDYKLVPVNEKAIDLKRYKQKHGVIKKNSGSSLIDLGDGILLLEFHSQSNSIGPDIIQMINYAVDEVEKNYKGLVIGNQGKNFCVGANLGMILMEAQDDNIFELDFIIRSFQNAMMKIKYSTKPVVAAPFGMTLGGGAEVCLPAAHIQASMETYIGLVEAGVGLIPGGGGNVNLYSKHLKGLPKGVHVDYQFVANKVFESIAMAKVSTSGEEARDNNFLDFADGVSVNGDHLIYDAKQVALALYENGYKAPKHEKIPVTGDSGYATMLLGAEGMFLSGFISEHDLKIAKKLAFVLAGGKVPYGTLVDEQYMLDLERQAFLSLVAEPKSQQRMQHMLVKGKPLRN from the coding sequence ATGAATGGTGATTCATTCAAGAAAACAAGGGAGGCTTCTCACGTGGCTTATCAAATTAAAAAAGCAGCAGTCTTAGGATCGGGTGTCATGGGATCGGGTATTGCAGCACATCTCGCAAATATCGGAATTCCAGTTTTACTTTTGGATATCGTACCTGGCAAGTTAACGGAACAGGAAGAGGCACAAGGACTTACATTGGAGCACCCTCAAGTACGCAACAAAATTGCGGCGGGCGCTGTGCAAAATCTTCTTAAACAGAAACCAGCACCATTGACAACGAAAAGTAATCTATCTCTCATTGAAGCAGGGAATTTTGAAGATGACTTAGAAAAATTAAAAAACGTTGACTGGATCATTGAGGTTATCGTTGAAAGACTAGATGTGAAAAAAGGGTTATATGAAAAAATCGATGCCGTTCGCAAGCCGGGAACAATCATTAGTTCAAATACATCGGGCATTAGTATTGAAGCAATGGCAGAAGGTCGTTCGGAAGATTTTCAAAAACACTTCCTGGGCACACATTTTTTCAACCCACCGCGCTATTTGAAGCTGTTGGAAGTCATTCCGGCAAGTACGACAGCTCCAGAAGTTGTTCAGTTCATGACAACATTCGGTGAAGATCGTTTAGGTAAAGGTGTTGTCATTGCGAAGGATACACCGAACTTCATCGCCAATCGGATTGGTACATATGGACTGCTGATCACATTGCGTGAAATGGAGAAACGTGGCTATTCAATTGGAGAAGTCGATTCTGTGACTGGTACATTGATTGGTCGTCCAAAATCAGCGACTTTCCGTACGCTTGATGTGGTAGGTCTTGATACGTTCATGCATGTTGCGAAAAATGTCTATGATAAAACGGAAGGCGAAGAGCAGAAAGTGTTCGAACTGCCACCATTTATGAAAAAAATGATTGACAATGGCTGGATTGGTGCGAAAGCAAAACAAGGTTTTTATTCGAAGCAAGGGAAAGACATTCTCGAACTAGATAGAGAGACGTTTGAATATGGTCCAACTAGAAAATTGAAAACGCCTTCAATTGAAATGGCGAAGCAGCAAAAAGGGCTAGCAAACAGAGTGAAGACACTGGTTTATGCGAACGACCGGACGGGTGAAATTCTATGGAATATTGTTGCGCCGACATTGTTGTATTCAGCAGAGCTGCATGGAGAAATCGCGGACGATATTGTTGCTATCGACAATGCCATGAAATGGGGCTTTGGCTGGCAGCAAGGACCGTTTGAAATATGGGACGCAATCGGTGTAGCAAAATCAATGGAGAAGATGAAAGAAGAGGGCGCAACTGTACCTGCCTTCGTTCAAAGCTTGCTCGACAAAGGCTATGAAACTTTTTATAAAGAACAAGACGGAGACCTTTACTTCTTTGACGGGGAAGATTACAAGCTTGTCCCGGTGAATGAAAAAGCAATAGACCTAAAACGCTATAAGCAAAAACATGGTGTCATCAAAAAGAATTCTGGCTCAAGCTTGATAGACCTTGGAGACGGCATTCTCCTTCTTGAGTTCCACTCCCAATCGAATTCAATTGGACCAGATATCATTCAGATGATCAATTATGCAGTGGATGAAGTTGAGAAAAATTACAAAGGTCTCGTCATAGGAAATCAAGGGAAAAACTTCTGTGTAGGTGCGAACCTTGGCATGATTTTGATGGAAGCACAGGATGATAATATTTTTGAACTGGATTTCATTATCCGGTCTTTCCAAAACGCCATGATGAAAATCAAGTATTCTACGAAGCCAGTTGTAGCGGCGCCATTTGGTATGACGCTTGGTGGTGGAGCAGAAGTTTGTCTACCAGCAGCCCATATTCAAGCATCGATGGAAACGTATATCGGACTTGTTGAAGCGGGGGTTGGTTTGATTCCTGGTGGTGGCGGTAACGTCAATCTGTATTCGAAACATCTAAAAGGCTTGCCGAAGGGTGTCCATGTAGATTACCAATTTGTGGCGAATAAAGTCTTCGAATCTATTGCCATGGCGAAGGTGTCTACTTCTGGAGAAGAAGCACGCGACAACAACTTCCTTGATTTTGCAGACGGTGTTAGTGTCAATGGCGATCACTTAATCTATGATGCAAAACAGGTAGCACTTGCCTTATATGAAAACGGCTATAAAGCACCGAAGCACGAAAAGATTCCCGTAACAGGTGACTCTGGTTATGCGACAATGCTTCTCGGTGCAGAGGGCATGTTTTTGTCAGGGTTTATCAGCGAGCATGATCTGAAAATCGCGAAGAAGCTAGCCTTTGTATTAGCAGGCGGCAAAGTACCGTACGGAACATTAGTGGATGAACAGTATATGTTAGACCTTGAACGTCAAGCGTTCCTAAGCCTTGTGGCGGAACCGAAATCACAGCAACGTATGCAGCATATGCTCGTCAAAGGAAAACCATTGCGCAACTGA
- a CDS encoding acetyl-CoA C-acetyltransferase codes for MREAVLVAGARTPVGKAGRGSLVSVRPDDLGALAIKETLKRAGGYDGPIDDLIIGCAMPEAEQGMNVARNIGALAGLPDTTPAITVNRFCSSGLQSIAYAAERIMLGHSEAIIAGGVESMSMVPMMGNTIRPNAHLAETAPQYYMGMGHTAEQVAVKYGITRQEQDEFAVLSHKKAGAAIAAGKFNDEIVPVEVVKRSVDDNGKYSEKTFMFEMDEGVRHGTSVEGLAKLRPAFSVTGTVTAGNASQTSDGAGAVLVMDREVAEAQGLKPIAKFRSFAVGGVPPEVMGIGPIVAIPKALKLAGLTIEDIDVWELNEAFASQSLQVIRHLGLDMDKVNFNGGAISLGHPLGATGTILTIRMMSELKRQGKQFGVVTMCIGGGMGAAGVFELL; via the coding sequence ATGCGTGAAGCAGTACTAGTAGCCGGTGCACGGACGCCGGTTGGGAAAGCGGGCCGGGGCTCACTTGTGTCGGTACGTCCAGATGATTTAGGAGCACTTGCCATTAAAGAAACACTGAAGCGGGCGGGAGGCTATGATGGGCCAATCGACGATTTAATTATAGGTTGTGCGATGCCAGAAGCGGAGCAGGGGATGAACGTGGCGCGTAATATTGGTGCGTTAGCGGGTCTTCCTGATACAACACCTGCCATTACGGTCAACCGATTCTGTTCATCAGGCCTTCAATCGATTGCCTATGCGGCTGAGCGTATTATGTTGGGACATTCAGAAGCCATCATTGCAGGTGGAGTTGAGTCGATGAGTATGGTGCCGATGATGGGCAATACGATTCGACCGAATGCTCACCTAGCAGAAACGGCTCCACAGTATTATATGGGAATGGGTCACACTGCCGAGCAAGTTGCCGTAAAATACGGTATTACGCGCCAAGAGCAGGATGAATTTGCGGTACTGTCGCATAAAAAAGCAGGAGCAGCGATTGCAGCTGGGAAATTCAATGATGAAATTGTCCCTGTTGAAGTCGTCAAACGTTCTGTCGATGACAATGGAAAATATAGTGAGAAGACATTTATGTTTGAAATGGATGAAGGCGTTCGTCACGGTACGAGCGTAGAAGGATTAGCGAAACTGCGTCCAGCATTTTCAGTGACAGGTACTGTTACGGCTGGTAACGCGTCACAAACATCTGACGGAGCAGGGGCAGTTCTCGTTATGGACCGCGAAGTAGCTGAAGCACAAGGCTTGAAGCCAATCGCGAAATTTCGCTCGTTTGCAGTAGGCGGCGTACCACCTGAGGTGATGGGAATTGGGCCGATTGTAGCGATACCAAAAGCATTGAAGCTTGCTGGTCTTACAATTGAAGATATCGACGTGTGGGAATTAAATGAAGCATTCGCTTCACAATCCCTACAAGTCATCCGTCATCTAGGTCTTGATATGGATAAAGTGAACTTCAACGGTGGAGCGATCTCTCTTGGACACCCACTTGGCGCAACCGGCACGATTTTAACAATCCGTATGATGAGTGAATTAAAACGTCAAGGCAAGCAGTTCGGCGTCGTTACGATGTGTATCGGCGGAGGAATGGGCGCGGCGGGCGTCTTCGAACTACTTTAA